GCACGCGGTGCCGCTGCTGAGCCGCGCGGTGGACGAGCCCAGTGCCTACGAGCTGGTCGAGCCGGGGACCGAGCTCAATTCCGCCTCGACACGGTCGATAGGCTGAGGGTTCACCCAAACGCCAGACCGGCAGCCAGCCGGCCGTGACCATCCGGAGCATCTCGTGGCCAAAGCCCCCGCGTCCACCGTCGACCTCGTCGTCTCCCTGGCCAAGCGCCGGGGCTTCGTCTACCCGTGCGGGGAGATCTACGGCGGCACCCGCTCCGCCTGGGACTACGGCCCGCTCGGTGTGGAGCTGAAGGAGAACATCAAGCGCCAGTGGTGGCGCGCGATGGTCCAGTCGCGCGACGACATGGTCGGCCTGGACTCCTCGGTGATCCTGCCGCGCCCGGTGTGGGAGGCCAGCGGCCACGTCGACACCTTCACCGACCCGCTCACCGAGTGCCAGGTCTGCCACAAGCGGTTCCGCGCTGACCACCTCCAGGAGGAGGTCGCGGAGAAGAAGGGCCTCGACGACCCCGACCAGGTCGACCTGGCCACCGTGGCCTGCCCCAACTGCGGGACGCGTGGTGCGTGGACCGAGCCGCGCCAGTTCTCCGGCCTGCTCAAGACCTACCTCGGTGTCCTGGAGAACGAGGAGGGGCTGCACTACCTGCGCCCCGAGACCGCCCAGGGCATCTTCATCAACTTCGCCAACGTGGTGACCAGCTCGCGGATGAAGCCGCCGTTCGGCATCGCCCAGATCGGCAAGAGCTTCCGCAACGAGATCACGCCGGGCAACTTCATCTTCCGCACCCGCGAGTTCGAGCAGATGGAGATGGAGTTCTTCGTCAAGCCCGGCGAGGACGCCGAGTGGCACCAGTACTGGATCGACGAGCGGACCCGCTGGTACACCGACCTCGGCATCGACCCCGACAACCTGCGCCACTACGAGCACCCGCAGGAGAAGCTCAGCCACTACTCGACGCGCACCGTCGACATCGAGTACCGCTTCCGCTTCGCGGGCTCGGAGTGGGGCGAGCTCGAGGGCATCGCCAACCGCACGGACTTCGACCTGCAGACGCATGCGAAGCACTCCGGCCAGGACCTGTCGTACTTCGACCAGGCCGCCAACGAGCGCTACTACCCCTACGTCATCGAGCCGGCCGCCGGGCTCTCGCGCAGCCTGATGACCTTCCTCGTCGACGCCTACGCCGAGGACGAGGCGCCCAACACCAAGGGCGGCGTGGACAAGCGGGTCGTGCTCAAGCTCGACCCGCGCCTGGCGCCGGTCAAGGTCGCGGTGCTGCCGCTCTCGCGCAACAGCGACCTCTCGCCCAAGGCCAAGGCGCTCTCGGCCGAGCTGCGCCGCAACTGGAACGTCGACTTCGACGACTCCGGGGCCATCGGCCGCCGCTACCGCCGCCAGGACGAGATCGGCACGCCGTACTGCGTGACTGTCGACTTCGAGACCCTCGAGGACGACGCGGTGACGGTGCGCTCGCGCGACACCATGGCGCAGGAGCGGGTCCCGCTGGCCGGCATCACGTCGTACTTCGCCGAGCGTTTCTTCGGCTGCTGATGCCGTCCCGCCTGCACAATGACGGGGTGCTGAGGAGGGTCGGCGCGGGCCTCGCCGCGGTGGTGCTGGCCGGCGGCGTGCTCGCGGGCTGCTCGGGTGACGACAGCGGGTCCGACCCCGACGCCGGCGACGGCAGCAGCAGCGCCAGCACGGCCGGCGAGACCGGTACGGCAGGCACGGCTGGCCCGTCGGCCTCGGCCAGCTCGCTGCCGGTCCCGG
This genomic window from Nocardioides anomalus contains:
- a CDS encoding glycine--tRNA ligase, giving the protein MAKAPASTVDLVVSLAKRRGFVYPCGEIYGGTRSAWDYGPLGVELKENIKRQWWRAMVQSRDDMVGLDSSVILPRPVWEASGHVDTFTDPLTECQVCHKRFRADHLQEEVAEKKGLDDPDQVDLATVACPNCGTRGAWTEPRQFSGLLKTYLGVLENEEGLHYLRPETAQGIFINFANVVTSSRMKPPFGIAQIGKSFRNEITPGNFIFRTREFEQMEMEFFVKPGEDAEWHQYWIDERTRWYTDLGIDPDNLRHYEHPQEKLSHYSTRTVDIEYRFRFAGSEWGELEGIANRTDFDLQTHAKHSGQDLSYFDQAANERYYPYVIEPAAGLSRSLMTFLVDAYAEDEAPNTKGGVDKRVVLKLDPRLAPVKVAVLPLSRNSDLSPKAKALSAELRRNWNVDFDDSGAIGRRYRRQDEIGTPYCVTVDFETLEDDAVTVRSRDTMAQERVPLAGITSYFAERFFGC